The segment GAAGAATGGATTAAATCATCGATTTCACATATCCCTTACTTTGGTTGTGAATATAAAATCTTTAAACATATTTCGTCCAAAGAAAAGATTTTCTTTTCGAAAACGGGCTATACAGGTGAAAACGGTTTAGAAATCCTATTATCCGCAAAAGCAGCAATTAATTTATGGGATTTCTTAGTTTCAAAAAATATTAAGCCTTGTGGTTTAGGTGCTAGAGATACCTTAAGACTTGAAGCAGGAATGCACTTGTATGGACAAGATTTAAATGAAACAACTACACCATATGAAGCAGGATTAGGTTGGCTAGTACATTTAGAAAATAATCATGACTTTTTTGGAAGAGAGTTTCTTGAAAAACAATCAAGATTTGGAATTAATAAAAAGTTAGTTGGTCTAAATATTGAAGGGAGAGCTATTGGAAGAAAAGGATGCGAAGTATTTAAAGATGGAGAAAATATTGGAACTATAACTAGCGGTAGTTGGTCCCCTACTAAGCAAAAGGCAATAGCTTTTGCTTATATTCAAAATTCTTACGCTACTTTAAATAATGTTGTTGAAATTTTAATCAGAGGTAAAACATTCAAAGGGACCATAACGAAAAGAGCTTTTTATAAAAAAGATATTTAACTAAATTTACCCTTGAAGAATTATTATTGTTAATTATTGCTCAATAAGTAATTTCTAGATGCGAAACAAAATTTGTGAAGAACTCAATAAGTCAGATATTGGGAAAGTAGTTAATTTATGTGGATGGGTTGATCGAAGAAGGGATCATGGTGGAGTAATTTTTATAGATTTGCGTGATCATAGTGGATTTATGCAAATTACTATTAATCCTGAAGATGGTGAGACTCTTTTTAAACAGGCTGAGATTTTAAGAAATGAAACTGTGATAATGGTTAATGGAATTGTTAATGAAAGGCCAAAAGATTCGATAAATAAAAATATTCTCACTGGAGAGTTAGAACTAAAAGTTAAAGATCTACAAATTCTTAATCAAATAAAAAATAATTTACCATTTCCTATCTCAGTACATGATTATGAAAATACAAAAGAAGAGCTTAGACTAAAATATAGATATTTAGATCTTAGAAGAGGAAAATTACTCAAAAATTTAAAAACAAGGCATAAAATTATTAAAGCAGTAAGAGAATATCTTGATAATTCTGGATTTACAGAGGTCGAAACACCATTACTGACAAAATCGACTCCAGAAGGAGCTAGAGATTTTTTAGTTCCAGCGAGACTTTCAAACGGTGAGTTTTTTGCTTTACCACAATCTCCACAATTATTTAAACAACTTTTAATGGTAGGAGGGTTAGACAAGTACTATCAAATCGCAAAATGTTTCCGTGATGAAGATCTAAGAGCTGATAGACAACCAGAATTTACTCAGCTTGATATTGAAATGAGTTTTATAAGTGAAGAAGAAATCATTTCTTTTAATGAAAAACTAATAAAAAATGTATGGAAAAATGTACTAAATATAAACTTCAATGAGGAGTTTCCAAGAATGACTTGGCAGGAGGCCATGGACAACTATGGAACAGACAGACCAGATACAAGATATGAAATGTTACTTAAAAATTTAGGTGGGATACTCGGCAATATTGGTTTTAACATTTTCACTAAAGCAATTCAGAATGGGGGAGCAATAAAATCCATAACTATTAAAGATGGAAACACAAGTATTAGTAACGTTCGAATCAAACCTGGAGGAGATATTTTTAAAGTTGCCCAAGATGCAGGAGCTGGAGGTTTAGCATTCATAAGAGTTAAAGGAGATGAACTTGAAACAATTGGAGCAATAAAAAATAATTTAAATAAAGATCATATCTCTACTATTTTAAAAATAACAGAAGCAAAAGATGGGGACTTAATTCTTTTAGGGGCTGGAAATACTCAAATTGTAAATCAATCATTAGATAGAGTCAGGCAATATATTGCAAAAGATTTAAAGCTAATAGAGAAGGATAAATGGAACTTTTTATGGGTCACAGATTTCCCTATGTTTGAAATGAATGAAGAAGAAAAAAGATTTGAAGCTTTACACCATCCGTTTTGTTCTCCTAAAAATATTAAGCTTGAAGATTCAAAAGAATTAAAAGAAAAAATAGAGAGCTCTACAGCACATGCTTATGACTTAGTACTAAATGGATTAGAGTTAGGTGGTGGCTCTCTGCGTATCCATCAAGCTGAAATGCAAAGAGAAGTTCTTAGAACAGTTGGATTAACAGATAATCAAATTAATGAAAAATTTGGTTTTTTAATTGAAGCTCTCGAAATGGGTGCTCCACCTCATGGGGGAATAGCATTTGGGGTAGATCGGATAACAATGCTTATTTTGGGGGAAGATTCAATTAGGGAAACAATCGCTTTTCCAAAAAATCAACAAGCAAAATGTCTTCTTACAAATGCACCTTCAAATGTCTCCAAATCCCAATTAAAAGAATTAGATATTGAAATAACAATTGATGAATAAACTATTTATGGATGATCAATAAATTTTTTGTTTAAATAAAGTATAAGGAGGTTGTGCTTAATTAAAAATATTGCATGTCAAAGTTTGTTTTTGTTACTGGAGGAGTCGTTTCTAGCATAGGTAAAGGTATTGTTGCCGCAAGCTTAGGAAGATTATTAAAATCAAGAGGGTATAGCGTTTCAATACTTAAACTAGATCCCTATCTAAATGTTGACCCAGGAACAATGAGCCCGTTTCAACATGGCGAAGTTTTCGTTACCGAAGATGGAGCTGAAACAGATTTAGATTTAGGTCACTATGAGAGATTTACTGACACTGCAATGACTCGTTTAAATAGTGTCACTACAGGATCCATCTACCAAGCAGTAATTAATAAAGAAAGAAGAGGGAGTTACAACGGAGGTACAGTTCAAGTTATTCCTCACATCACAAGAGAAATAAGAGAAAGGATTCATAGAGTAGCAGCTAACAGCAATGCTGATATCGTTATAACTGAGATTGGTGGAACAGTAGGAGATATTGAATCTCTACCCTTTTTAGAGGCTATAAGAGAATTTAAAAATGATGTTA is part of the Prochlorococcus marinus subsp. pastoris str. CCMP1986 genome and harbors:
- the aspS gene encoding aspartate--tRNA ligase, with translation MRNKICEELNKSDIGKVVNLCGWVDRRRDHGGVIFIDLRDHSGFMQITINPEDGETLFKQAEILRNETVIMVNGIVNERPKDSINKNILTGELELKVKDLQILNQIKNNLPFPISVHDYENTKEELRLKYRYLDLRRGKLLKNLKTRHKIIKAVREYLDNSGFTEVETPLLTKSTPEGARDFLVPARLSNGEFFALPQSPQLFKQLLMVGGLDKYYQIAKCFRDEDLRADRQPEFTQLDIEMSFISEEEIISFNEKLIKNVWKNVLNINFNEEFPRMTWQEAMDNYGTDRPDTRYEMLLKNLGGILGNIGFNIFTKAIQNGGAIKSITIKDGNTSISNVRIKPGGDIFKVAQDAGAGGLAFIRVKGDELETIGAIKNNLNKDHISTILKITEAKDGDLILLGAGNTQIVNQSLDRVRQYIAKDLKLIEKDKWNFLWVTDFPMFEMNEEEKRFEALHHPFCSPKNIKLEDSKELKEKIESSTAHAYDLVLNGLELGGGSLRIHQAEMQREVLRTVGLTDNQINEKFGFLIEALEMGAPPHGGIAFGVDRITMLILGEDSIRETIAFPKNQQAKCLLTNAPSNVSKSQLKELDIEITIDE
- the gcvT gene encoding glycine cleavage system aminomethyltransferase GcvT, which translates into the protein MDLLKSPLYSKYIESNAKLVNFAGWEMPISFSGLINEHESVRTSAGFFDISHMGVISLRGINPKEYIQKFFPTNLYSFSEGQGLYTLMLNEKGGIIDDLIIYDLGQQEEDISEIFLIVNASRYQTDFSWIKNNLNTNNISISNAKKDKVLFALQGKNSFKLFEEWIKSSISHIPYFGCEYKIFKHISSKEKIFFSKTGYTGENGLEILLSAKAAINLWDFLVSKNIKPCGLGARDTLRLEAGMHLYGQDLNETTTPYEAGLGWLVHLENNHDFFGREFLEKQSRFGINKKLVGLNIEGRAIGRKGCEVFKDGENIGTITSGSWSPTKQKAIAFAYIQNSYATLNNVVEILIRGKTFKGTITKRAFYKKDI